The following coding sequences lie in one Primulina huaijiensis isolate GDHJ02 chromosome 2, ASM1229523v2, whole genome shotgun sequence genomic window:
- the LOC140968514 gene encoding thioredoxin-like 3-1, chloroplastic: MSILSPNPHILYREIHPQQLHAWSSGPGSIFAKSNGFGFGRSSNEWKGRAKRDLKAHSFWPELFKPETLEMEPIQDCEQFDQILEQAKLASKPIVVDWMAAWCRKCIYLKPKLEKLAADYDNKVKFYCVDVNKVPQPLVKRGNISKMPTIQLWSDGEMKAEVIGGHKAWLVIEEVRQMIQQFV, from the exons ATGTCTATATTATCTCCAAATCCACACATTCTGTACAGAGAGATCCACCCCCAGCAGCTTCACGCCTGGAGCTCCGGACCTGGTTCAATCTTCGCCAAATCAAACGGTTTCGGATTCGGTCGGAGCAGCAACGAGTGGAAAGGAAGAGCTAAAAGAGATTTAAAGGCGCATTCTTTCTGGCCAGAATTGTTCAAGCCGGAAACTTTGGAGATGGAGCCCATTCAAGATTGCGAGCAGTTTGATCAGATTCTGGAGCAAGCTAAACTTGCCTCGAAACCCATTGTCGTTGATTG GATGGCTGCTTGGTGTAGAAAATGCATTTACTTGAAGCCAAAGTTGGAGAAATTGGCTGCTGATTACGACAACAA GGTGAAATTTTATTGTGTGGACGTCAACAAGGTGCCTCAACCACTGGTAAAGCGTGGAAACATATCT AAAATGCCGACAATCCAG TTGTGGAGCGATGGAGAAATGAAAGCGGAGGTGATCGGAGGCCACAAAGCATGGCTTGTTATCGAAGAAGTGAGACAAATGATCCAGCAGTTCGTATAA
- the LOC140968500 gene encoding uncharacterized protein: protein MAKIGEGDKRWIVEDRPDGANVHNWHWAETDCLDWSRNFLTNLLSNKTILSGDGNLYIKTKDIEKLEGEAYLNVRKGKIIPGYELNLVLSYEAKVKDSDGSSVILNTEGTVEVPYIADENAGEDPEIRISVKDDGPIGNRVKEAFIAQGKPFVFEKIRDFVNAMAKGGPAKDDLEVKKVTVKKPAFDSGSAAGSSNISASNSGSSVKESKKQEKRNEGFKTITMTEKFNCRAKDLYEILMDENRWKGFTQSNARISKEVGGEFSIFDGSVTGKNVELLEGKLIVQNWRFGSWPDGIESTVRLSFDEPESGMTVVKLTHTDVPEEDRYGNSTVVENTERGWRDIIFHRIRAVFGFGI, encoded by the exons ATGGCCAAAATCGGCGAGGGAGACAAACGATGGATCGTGGAAGACCGCCCCGATGGCGCCAACGTCCACAACTGGCACTGGGCAGAAACCGATTGCCTCGATTGGTCCCGAAATTTCCTCACTAACCTCCTGAGCAACAAAACAATCCTTTCTGGCGACGGAAATCTCTACATCAAAACCAAGGACATCGAAAAACTCGAAGGAGAAGCATACCTTAACGTTCGGAAGGGGAAAATAATACCTGGGTATGAGTTAAATTTGGTTCTTTCGTACGAGGCTAAGGTCAAAGATTCCGACGGTAGTTCTGTGATTTTGAATACCGAGGGTACTGTTGAGGTTCCTTACATAGCCGATGAGAATGCTGGCGAAGATCCGGAGATTAGAATTAGTGTAAAAGATGATGGGCCGATCGGAAACAGGGTGAAGGAAGCATTTATTGCGCAAGGGAAGCCGTTTGTGTTTGAGAAAATTAGAGATTTTGTCAATGCGATGGCGAAAGGTGGGCCTGCTAAGGATGATTTGGAAGTTAAGAAAGTAACAGTAAAAAAACCAGCTTTTGATTCTGGGTCTGCTGCTGGTTCGAGTAATATTTCGGCCAGTAACAGTGGATCAAGTGTTAAGGAGAGTAAGAAGCaggagaagagaaatgagggGTTTAAGACAATTACTATGACTGAAAAGTTTAATTGTCGAGCTAAGGATTTGTACGAGATTTTAATGGATGAGAATAGGTGGAAGGGGTTTACTCAAAGCAATGCTCGGATAAGTAAGGAGGTGGGAGGGGAGTTTAGTATCTTTGATGGTTCAGTGACGGGGAAAAACGTTGAGTTGCTGGAGGGAAAGTTGATTGTTCAGAACTGGCGATTTGGTAGCTGGCCTGATGGAATCGAGTCAACG GTGCGGCTGAGCTTTGACGAGCCTGAATCTGGGATGACAGTTGTGAAGCTCACACACACTGATGTACCCGAAGAAGACAG ATATGGCAATTCAACCGTGGTGGAAAATACCGAGAGGGGATGGAGAGATATCATATTCCACAGAATACGGGCAGTTTTTGGATTTGGAATATGA
- the LOC140968528 gene encoding gamma-tubulin complex component 3-like — protein MEDDDRRVVDLVKELVHRLLSNPLSPGNLASSSIPTQEEYNQALKYSLRILSSRLSPSIAADEFSVVESIKRRLATTGKSSEALTFTDMYSKFSLKNGPGSVKNKWAVLYLLNRISEDQKLKKNQFSDKITNGFLDSVFAGGLPALHESDVLSDRPGRLVKSSKDLGDGGFNGRVDHLRGFGEKVSNLRGSSNFGKLDKSWSEKDVGKYSDNIVCSNENVKHSRGLRDKTSHFRAKEIVEKGSNGGVLMVTKDPGNLREMAYREFADLIKEENEVSEEVLVRDVLYACQGIDGAYLKFDEKADEYVLPEFIKVPRATRTMVRKLCELGWLFRKVNGYIKESMDRLPAEDIGTVGQAFCAALQDELSVYYKLLVVLEGQAMNPIPLVSENACSGNHLSLRRLSVWFAEPMVKMRLMAVLVDSCKVLKGGAMAGAIHVRAQHGDPLVNDFMKKLLRQVCSPLFEMVRSWVLEGELEDIFSEFFVVSRPVKADCLWREGYRLLDSMLPSFISQSLAQRILRTGKSINFLRVCCEDRVWADAAKEAAAAAGTTTRRGDLGYGETDALESLVAEAAKRIDKHLLDVMYTQYKFKEHCLAIKRYLLLGQGDFVQYLMDIVGPELSEPANTISSFKLAGLLESAIRSSNAQYDDGDMLDSLRVKMMPHNTGDRGWDVFSLEYDARVPLNTVFTESVMSRYLRIFNFLWKLRRIEHALIGVWKGMKPNRVTSQFFSKLPRAVTLQLILTSRKCQVLWDEMNHFVTNLQYYIMFEVLEVSWSNFSKEMEVSKDLDDLLGAHEKYLNSIIEKSLLGERSQNLNKTLFTLFDLILRFRSHADRLYEGINELQSRTTESSRPYRDKAKLQKQSIKRSSEPSSWLGEGRKELTRRAGEFLRNMGQAVDATANEYSSLFEGFISQLPTQQHVDLKFLMFRLDFTEFYSPLKSNAGGKLLL, from the exons ATGGAAGACGACGACCGGAGGGTAGTAGATCTAGTCAAAGAACTAGTTCATCGCTTACTCTCCAACCCTCTATCACCCGGCAACCTCGCTTCCTCGTCGATCCCCACTCAGGAAGAGTACAATCAAGCCCTGAAGTACTCTCTCCGCATCCTCTCCAGCCGTTTGAGTCCCTCCATTGCTGCAGACGAATTCTCCGTTGTTGAGTCCATCAAGCGCCGCCTCGCCACTACTGGTAAGTCCTCCGAAGCCCTAACTTTTACCGATATGTACTCTAAGTTCTCGTTGAAAAATGGTCCCGGGAGCGTGAAAAATAAGTGGGCTGTACTGTATTTGCTAAATAGAATATCTGAGGATcagaaattgaagaaaaatcagTTTTCGGATAAAATTACTAATGGGTTTCTGGATTCTGTGTTTGCTGGCGGGTTGCCAGCGTTGCATGAGAGTGATGTATTGAGTGATCGTCCTGGTAGGCTTGTGAAATCGAGTAAGGATTTGGGCGATGGGGGGTTTAATGGCCGTGTTGATCATTTGCGGGGTTTCGGTGAAAAAGTGTCGAATTTGAGGGGTTCAAGCAATTTTGGGAAATTGGATAAAAGTTGGAGCGAAAAGGATGTTGGCAAATATTCAGATAATATAGTGTGTTCAAATGAAAATGTGAAGCACTCGAGGGGGTTGAGGGATAAAACGAGTCATTTTAGAGCTAAGGAGATTGTGGAGAAAGGATCGAATGGAGGGGTATTGATGGTGACAAAGGACCCTGGAAATCTTCGTGAGATGGCATATAGGGAATTTGCAGACTTGATTAAGGAAGAAAATGAGGTTTCCGAAGAGGTATTGGTGAGGGATGTGCTCTATGCATGCCAGGGGATTGACGGGGCATATCTGAAGTTTGATGAAAAGGCCGATGAGTACGTTCTTCCAGAATTTATTAAGGTGCCAAGGGCTACTAGGACAATGGTCCGGAAGCTCTGCGAGCTTGGATGGTTGTTTAGAAAAGTCAACGGGTATATAAAAGAGAGTATGGACCGCCTTCCAGCTGAGGATATTGGGACTGTTGGACAAGCATTTTGTGCTGCGTTGCAAGATGAATTGTCAGTGTATTACAAGTTACTGGTTGTGCTTGAAGGGCAGGCAATGAATCCGATTCCTTTAGTTTCTGAAAATGCATGCTCAGGGAACCATCTCTCATTGAGGAGATTGTCAGTTTGGTTTGCTGAACCCATGGTAAAGATGAGGTTAATGGCTGTTTTGGTTGATAGTTGTAAAGTTCTAAAAGGTGGGGCCATGGCTGGTGCAATTCATGTGCGTGCTCAACATGGTGATCCGCTTGTTAATGATTTCATGAAAAAGCTACTTCGTCAGGTGTGTTCCCCACTCTTTGAAATGGTGAGGAGTTGGGTATTGGAAGGGGAGCTCGAGGATattttttcagaattttttGTTGTAAGTCGGCCTGTGAAAGCAGATTGTCTCTGGAGGGAAGGTTATCGACTACTTGATTCAATGCTTCCTTCTTTCATATCTCAATCTCTTGCTCAACGTATCTTAAGGACTGGAAAGTCCATCAATTTCCTTCGAGTTTGTTGTGAGGATCGAGTATGGGCTGATGCCGCGAAAGAGGCGGCAGCTGCAGCTGGTACCACTACTAGGAGAGGTGATCTTGGATATGGTGAGACTGATGCGCTGGAATCTTTAGTAGCAGAAGCAGCAAAGCGAATAGATAAGCATTTGTTGGATGTTATGTATACACAATATAAGTTCAAAGAACACTGCCTTGCAATCAAGAGATATTTACTTCTTGGCCAAGGTGATTTTGTTCAGTATCTAATGGATATTGTTGGCCCTGAGCTGTCTGAGCCCGCTAACACGATAAGCTCATTCAAGCTTGCCGGATTATTGGAAAGTGCGATTAGATCATCAAATGCGCAGTACGATGATGGTGATATGCTGGATAGTTTAAGAGTTAAAATGATGCCACATAACACGGGAGACAGAGGATGGGATGTGTTTTCATTAGAATATGATGCAAGAGTTCCACTGAACACTGTCTTCACCGAATCTGTTATGTCTAGATATCTCAGAATTTTTAACTTTTTGTGGAAGCTTAGAAGGATAGAGCATGCACTGATTGGCGTTTGGAAAGGAATGAAACCAAACCGTGTTACTTCTCAGTTCTTTTCTAAGTTGCCACGTGCTGTTACATTGCAGTTGATTTTGACATCTAGGAAGTGCCAAGTTCTCTGGGACGAGATGAATCATTTTGTCACAAACCTTCAGTACTACATAATGTTTGAAGTCCTGGAGGTGTCGTGGTCTAATTTCTCCAAGGAAATGGAAGTATCTAAAGATCTGGATGATCTACTTGGAGCACATGAGAAGTACCTCAACTCAATCATTGAGAAGTCTCTTTTAGGCGAACGATCTCAGAACCTTAACAAGACCCTTTTTACGTTATTTGACCTCATATTGCGATTCCGAAGTCACGCAGATCGACTTTATGAAGGCATAAATGAGTTGCAATCGAg AACCACAGAGTCTTCCCGCCCATATCGAGACAAAGCCAAATTGCAGAAGCAATCAATTAAAAGATCTTCAGAACCCAGTTCTTGGCTTGGTGAAGGCAGGAAAGAACTTACAAGACGAGCCGGAGAATTTCTTAGAAATATGGGGCAAGCTGTTGATGCAACTGCAAATGAATATTCATCACTTTTTGAGGGTTTTATTTCACAATTGCCAACACAACAACATGTCGACTTGAAGTTCCTCATGTTTCGGTTGGACTTCACGGAATTTTACAGCCCGTTGAAATCCAATGCAGGCGGGAAGCTTTTATTATAA